The following coding sequences are from one Shewanella putrefaciens window:
- a CDS encoding NAD(P)H-hydrate dehydratase: MAQDLSRLPTALYTQQQVREAELLAVSQGAATLYELVERAGYAAFQYLAKHIATEHGTASTPLLMLVGSGNNGADALVCARLALEAGNTVSVMLTKTTGSVEYERALTAYVNQGGLTQEIDINLISQAEIIVDGLLGTGVKGEVRDDTAKLINAINQSTAWVLSLDLPSGINPDTGAVANVAVMADVTLCFGGIKQGLLTSKARHHSGLIEFAELGLTPFFTQSSAQRVGREILKDYFAARARDSHKGQSGKVTVIGGDFGMAGAIRLASEACLRAGAGLVTVISRPEHQLTVNVSRPELMFWGCDLVDMEVYLRLGWAQVIVLGPGLGKHDWGYNLFKAAGLSDKPCVLDADALNLLSHEPRRQSNWVLTPHPGEAARLLGCSVAEIEQDRFAAVLAMQQKYGGVVLLKGAGTVIYDGKTMVVAPVGNPGLASGGCGDVLSGIIGALMAQGMDNMQATIVAVVVHGCAADLAATQGERGMLASDLMPFIRQLVNSDLL, translated from the coding sequence ATGGCACAAGATTTATCTAGACTACCCACAGCGCTTTATACCCAGCAACAAGTTAGGGAAGCTGAATTACTCGCTGTTTCACAGGGTGCAGCGACACTTTATGAGTTGGTTGAGAGGGCGGGATATGCGGCGTTTCAATATTTAGCAAAACATATTGCAACAGAGCATGGTACAGCATCAACTCCTCTGCTTATGCTTGTTGGCAGTGGTAACAATGGTGCTGATGCCTTAGTCTGTGCACGCCTCGCACTCGAAGCGGGTAATACTGTTTCTGTGATGCTGACTAAAACGACAGGTAGTGTGGAGTATGAGCGGGCACTCACAGCCTACGTTAACCAAGGTGGTTTAACTCAAGAAATCGATATTAATCTGATTTCACAAGCTGAAATCATCGTGGATGGTTTATTAGGTACGGGTGTGAAAGGTGAAGTGCGTGATGACACCGCTAAATTAATCAATGCTATTAATCAAAGTACAGCTTGGGTGCTTAGCCTCGATTTGCCTTCAGGAATTAATCCGGATACGGGTGCTGTGGCTAATGTTGCTGTAATGGCAGATGTTACCCTCTGTTTTGGGGGGATCAAGCAAGGTTTACTTACCAGTAAAGCACGGCATCATAGTGGACTTATCGAGTTTGCCGAATTAGGTTTAACCCCATTTTTTACCCAATCCAGCGCGCAACGTGTTGGGCGTGAAATCCTGAAGGATTACTTTGCGGCTCGGGCACGAGATAGTCATAAAGGTCAGTCAGGCAAGGTCACTGTTATTGGCGGTGACTTTGGTATGGCAGGTGCGATTCGTCTTGCGAGCGAGGCTTGTTTGCGTGCAGGAGCAGGACTTGTAACTGTAATTAGCCGTCCTGAACATCAACTCACTGTGAATGTTTCTCGCCCTGAATTGATGTTTTGGGGCTGCGATCTGGTTGATATGGAAGTCTATCTTCGCCTCGGTTGGGCGCAGGTCATAGTACTTGGGCCAGGCTTGGGTAAGCATGACTGGGGTTATAATTTGTTTAAGGCAGCAGGGTTGAGTGATAAACCCTGTGTACTAGATGCCGATGCGTTAAATCTTCTTAGCCATGAACCTCGTCGTCAAAGTAACTGGGTACTGACACCGCATCCCGGTGAAGCTGCTCGTTTACTTGGTTGCTCTGTCGCTGAAATCGAGCAGGATAGATTTGCTGCGGTGCTTGCAATGCAGCAAAAATATGGTGGAGTTGTGTTATTAAAAGGCGCAGGAACTGTGATTTATGATGGTAAAACCATGGTCGTTGCACCTGTGGGTAATCCCGGCCTTGCAAGTGGTGGGTGTGGGGATGTGTTATCTGGTATTATAGGCGCGCTCATGGCACAAGGTATGGATAATATGCAGGCAACAATTGTCGCCGTAGTTGTCCATGGTTGTGCTGCCGATCTTGCGGCTACACAGGGTGAGCGCGGTATGTTAGCAAGTGATTTAATGCCTTTTATTCGCCAATTAGTGAATAGTGATTTACTCTAG
- the asd gene encoding archaetidylserine decarboxylase (Phosphatidylserine decarboxylase is synthesized as a single chain precursor. Generation of the pyruvoyl active site from a Ser is coupled to cleavage of a Gly-Ser bond between the larger (beta) and smaller (alpha chains). It is an integral membrane protein.), producing the protein MDKVKIALQYMLPKHLLSRLVGKLAAAEAGTLTTAAIKWFIKQYKIDMSEAAQSEPQAYKSFNDFFTRALKPGIRPINQHTHIMVHPVDGAVSQLGPIKEGRIFQAKGHHYSSLTLLGDQAQDAKRFEGGDFATIYLAPKDYHRIHMPIKGTLSKMTYVPGELFSVNPLTARHVPGLFARNERVVAIFETEHGPLAMVLVGATIVASIETVWAGTITPPTGKQVFTWEYPTVGPDAITLDKGDEMGRFKLGSTVVMLFAKDAIDTFAEGVEAEAVTRMGQAFANLNNPK; encoded by the coding sequence TTGGATAAAGTCAAAATTGCTCTGCAGTACATGCTGCCAAAACATTTATTATCACGTCTAGTGGGTAAACTGGCTGCGGCTGAAGCGGGCACGTTAACAACTGCGGCGATTAAATGGTTTATCAAACAATATAAAATCGACATGAGTGAAGCGGCACAAAGCGAGCCACAGGCCTATAAAAGTTTTAACGATTTTTTCACCCGCGCATTAAAACCGGGGATTCGTCCGATAAATCAACATACGCATATTATGGTGCATCCGGTTGATGGTGCCGTTAGCCAACTTGGTCCAATAAAAGAAGGTCGAATCTTCCAAGCAAAAGGTCATCATTACTCATCTCTCACTTTACTTGGCGATCAAGCTCAAGATGCCAAACGTTTTGAAGGCGGGGATTTTGCGACAATCTACTTAGCACCGAAGGACTACCACCGAATTCACATGCCGATAAAAGGTACATTATCAAAAATGACCTACGTTCCCGGTGAGCTGTTTTCGGTTAATCCGCTAACAGCAAGACATGTACCCGGCCTTTTCGCCCGTAACGAACGTGTGGTCGCCATTTTTGAAACCGAACATGGCCCATTAGCCATGGTATTAGTCGGCGCCACTATCGTTGCCAGCATCGAAACCGTCTGGGCAGGCACAATCACGCCACCGACAGGTAAGCAAGTCTTTACTTGGGAATATCCCACGGTTGGCCCTGATGCCATCACCTTAGACAAGGGCGATGAAATGGGTCGCTTTAAGTTAGGCAGTACTGTCGTCATGTTATTTGCTAAAGACGCTATCGATACCTTCGCTGAAGGAGTGGAAGCCGAAGCAGTTACACGCATGGGTCAAGCCTTTGCTAATCTTAATAATCCGAAGTAA
- the orn gene encoding oligoribonuclease — translation MTANVNNLIWIDLEMTGLEPDVDRIIEIATLVTDQELNIIGQGPVIAIHQPDEVLAAMDDWNQKHHGESGLIDRVRASQDNEAQAVAKTIAFLEQYVPKGASPMCGNSVGQDRRFLNRYMRELEDYFHYRNLDVSTVKELVKRWSPEIMEGFKKQNTHQALQDIQESIAELQYYRSKVFKI, via the coding sequence ATGACGGCGAATGTAAATAATCTCATTTGGATCGATCTTGAAATGACGGGGCTAGAACCTGATGTCGACAGAATTATTGAAATTGCCACTTTAGTGACGGATCAAGAACTCAATATTATTGGTCAGGGCCCCGTAATTGCTATCCATCAGCCAGATGAAGTGCTGGCGGCAATGGATGATTGGAATCAAAAGCATCATGGTGAGTCTGGACTGATTGATCGCGTTCGAGCGAGCCAAGATAATGAAGCGCAAGCCGTGGCAAAGACCATTGCATTTTTAGAGCAATATGTGCCTAAGGGCGCTTCACCTATGTGTGGCAATAGCGTTGGTCAAGACCGACGTTTCCTCAATCGCTATATGCGCGAACTGGAGGATTATTTCCATTATCGCAATCTTGATGTGAGCACAGTAAAAGAACTGGTCAAGCGCTGGAGTCCAGAAATTATGGAGGGCTTTAAGAAGCAAAATACCCATCAAGCACTACAAGATATCCAAGAGTCGATTGCAGAATTACAGTATTACCGCAGCAAAGTATTTAAAATTTGA
- a CDS encoding thiopurine S-methyltransferase, with protein sequence MEPGFWHEKWYKQQIGFHQQDINPFLVQYWQRLALPAGAKVFVPLCGKSLDMCFLAEQGHQVIGCELNELAVQQFFSDNQLEMTQTVEGEHQHYQTEQVSLYQGDIFTLPKRITQDVTAFYDRAALIAWPEEMRAQYAKQLANLLPSGSLGLLVTLDYPQETLNGPPFAVSPNWIEAHLTDDFEIQALACQDVLADNPRFVKKEVPWLNEAAYLLKRK encoded by the coding sequence ATGGAACCCGGTTTTTGGCATGAAAAGTGGTACAAGCAGCAGATAGGCTTTCATCAACAGGATATTAATCCCTTCCTCGTTCAGTATTGGCAACGGTTAGCATTGCCTGCCGGGGCTAAAGTGTTTGTGCCTTTGTGTGGTAAATCCTTAGATATGTGTTTCTTGGCAGAGCAGGGGCACCAAGTTATAGGATGTGAGTTGAATGAATTAGCGGTGCAGCAGTTCTTTAGCGATAACCAACTCGAGATGACACAAACTGTTGAGGGTGAGCATCAACACTATCAAACCGAGCAAGTCAGTTTGTATCAGGGTGATATTTTCACCTTACCTAAGCGCATTACCCAAGATGTGACGGCATTTTATGATCGTGCGGCGTTAATTGCTTGGCCCGAAGAGATGCGCGCACAGTATGCTAAGCAACTGGCCAATTTATTACCTAGCGGCAGCCTTGGTTTGCTTGTTACCCTAGATTATCCACAAGAAACCTTAAACGGCCCGCCATTTGCTGTGTCGCCCAATTGGATTGAAGCCCATTTAACCGATGATTTTGAGATCCAAGCACTCGCTTGCCAAGATGTATTAGCCGATAACCCTCGATTCGTTAAAAAAGAGGTTCCTTGGTTAAATGAAGCCGCCTATCTTTTGAAACGTAAATAG
- a CDS encoding methyl-accepting chemotaxis protein: MRKNLPVTQREYDYPADWILLSTTDTQSHITYANASFCKVSGYELDAMLGQTHNMVRHPDMPPQAFEDLWKKIKKGEPWKGIVKNRCANGDHYWVDAYVSPISINGQVVEFQSVRTKPSREQVKRAEAAYSELNKTGSIKALKLTLSMPTKLLLIALIALLPVLYLAIKVGLVGFIAFIFSFIVLLVGGHLVLGRYYALVEKAKRIYDSPLMAHIYSGNCDDLGAIDLALQMQSSELKSILGRASDSCYNVAEQAKVSAAKGLEIQRTSQSQLSEIEQVATAMQQMTATLGDMSSNCADTASASQMASAETINGDKRVASTISSIQAMAEQLQETAKVITQLESHSKDIGTVLDVIQSIAGQTNLLALNAAIEAARAGEQGRGFAVVADEVRALAQRTHDATKEIHSMISLLQQGTSKAVESMQHGLVAASQCISTADLAGAALQTIREAIATITDMTHHIASAVEEQSSVANEMNRSVVNTAQFTHLSHQLGSEMVSLNDDVIQEMDSHSVLVGQFLKRSFKV; the protein is encoded by the coding sequence ATGAGAAAAAACTTACCAGTTACACAGCGTGAATATGACTATCCGGCAGATTGGATATTATTATCGACAACGGATACTCAGAGTCATATCACCTACGCGAATGCCTCATTTTGTAAGGTCTCCGGTTATGAGCTCGATGCCATGTTAGGCCAGACCCATAATATGGTTCGTCATCCGGATATGCCACCACAGGCATTTGAAGATCTGTGGAAAAAAATCAAAAAAGGGGAGCCATGGAAGGGCATCGTCAAAAACCGTTGTGCCAATGGCGATCATTATTGGGTGGATGCTTATGTCTCACCTATTTCCATTAATGGCCAAGTCGTTGAGTTTCAATCGGTACGTACTAAGCCTAGTCGCGAGCAAGTTAAGCGAGCAGAAGCTGCCTATAGTGAATTGAATAAAACAGGCAGTATCAAGGCATTAAAGCTTACCCTAAGTATGCCAACCAAGTTACTGCTGATCGCTTTAATTGCTTTGCTACCTGTTTTGTACCTAGCGATTAAAGTTGGATTGGTTGGATTTATTGCTTTTATCTTTAGCTTCATTGTATTGCTTGTGGGAGGGCATCTCGTGCTTGGTCGCTACTATGCCTTAGTTGAAAAAGCGAAGCGGATCTACGATAGCCCTCTGATGGCACATATTTATAGTGGTAACTGTGATGATCTTGGCGCGATAGATTTGGCCCTACAAATGCAGAGTTCGGAGCTTAAGTCGATTCTTGGCCGCGCATCAGACTCCTGCTATAACGTCGCTGAGCAGGCTAAAGTTTCGGCGGCTAAGGGGTTGGAAATACAGAGAACAAGTCAGTCTCAGCTTTCTGAAATAGAACAAGTTGCTACCGCCATGCAGCAAATGACTGCCACGTTAGGGGATATGTCATCCAATTGCGCCGATACCGCCAGTGCGTCTCAAATGGCATCGGCCGAAACCATTAATGGTGATAAAAGGGTTGCGAGTACGATTAGCTCTATTCAGGCTATGGCTGAGCAGTTACAGGAGACTGCTAAGGTGATTACTCAATTAGAAAGCCACAGTAAAGATATAGGTACTGTGCTTGACGTGATTCAGAGTATTGCGGGTCAAACTAATTTACTGGCGCTGAATGCGGCAATTGAAGCGGCTCGAGCCGGAGAGCAGGGGCGAGGATTTGCAGTGGTGGCCGATGAAGTGCGTGCATTAGCGCAACGTACCCATGATGCAACTAAAGAAATTCACAGCATGATTAGCTTATTGCAGCAAGGAACCAGTAAGGCCGTTGAGAGTATGCAGCATGGCTTAGTGGCGGCCTCACAATGTATTTCGACTGCCGATCTGGCGGGGGCAGCGCTACAAACGATTCGTGAAGCCATCGCGACTATTACCGATATGACTCACCACATTGCTAGTGCAGTGGAAGAACAATCGAGTGTGGCGAATGAAATGAACCGAAGTGTGGTGAATACGGCGCAGTTTACCCATTTAAGTCATCAGCTTGGCAGTGAAATGGTGAGTTTAAATGATGACGTTATTCAAGAAATGGATTCCCATTCGGTATTAGTTGGTCAATTCTTAAAGCGTAGTTTTAAGGTTTAA
- the tsaE gene encoding tRNA (adenosine(37)-N6)-threonylcarbamoyltransferase complex ATPase subunit type 1 TsaE: protein MIELTFFLNNEDDTIAVGQQLARYIKAPLTLYLTGDLGAGKTTLSRGLIQGLGHQGAVKSPTYTLVEPYELNGVEIYHFDLYRLNDPEELEFMGIRDYFSDKSLCIVEWPDKGEGLLPDADIHLHLSYVNSGREIHIQALSKSGEKLLAAIK from the coding sequence ATGATAGAGTTAACCTTTTTCTTAAATAATGAAGACGACACTATTGCGGTAGGGCAGCAACTGGCTCGCTATATTAAAGCGCCGTTAACTCTTTATTTAACGGGTGATTTAGGCGCAGGAAAAACGACACTGAGTCGAGGGTTAATTCAAGGGCTTGGTCATCAAGGGGCGGTAAAAAGTCCTACATACACACTCGTTGAACCTTATGAACTTAACGGTGTCGAAATTTATCATTTTGATTTGTATCGCCTCAACGATCCTGAAGAACTCGAATTTATGGGGATCCGCGATTACTTTTCAGATAAGAGTCTTTGCATAGTGGAATGGCCCGATAAAGGGGAAGGTTTACTGCCAGATGCCGATATCCATTTGCATTTGAGTTATGTAAATTCGGGCCGTGAAATCCATATTCAAGCCCTGTCTAAATCAGGTGAAAAGTTATTAGCTGCGATAAAATAA
- a CDS encoding DUF3392 domain-containing protein: MFEQLVAIIAQLGNMLRPWAFDIATAMVVCLILVFSADVNRILRRHLLGYSFVLRTFVFIILNAFGYGLLIIKTTPWVARHIVAMPPHWMFLLIVSMFIFIGYWAQRNNQA, encoded by the coding sequence ATGTTTGAACAGTTAGTTGCCATTATCGCCCAATTGGGTAATATGCTTCGCCCTTGGGCATTTGATATTGCCACCGCTATGGTGGTGTGCCTGATTTTGGTGTTTTCCGCGGATGTAAACCGCATTTTAAGACGTCATCTCTTAGGATATTCTTTTGTACTGCGCACTTTCGTCTTTATCATTCTAAACGCTTTTGGTTATGGTCTTTTAATCATAAAAACAACACCTTGGGTAGCTAGGCATATTGTTGCCATGCCACCACATTGGATGTTTCTATTAATTGTTTCTATGTTTATTTTTATCGGCTATTGGGCTCAGCGAAACAACCAAGCTTGA
- a CDS encoding DMT family transporter, whose translation MGSITKPSGLIELHLAVLMFGGTALFSKLIPLSALDITFWRCIVAALILALLIKFSRKPLSLEHKHDYLIAIALGIIVSLHWVTYFAAMQLSSVAIGMIAFFTYPVMTVIAEPLLTGNKIKLIDMISGILVFIGVILLIPEANFSNDTTLGIAIGILSAMLFTARNLLQKRYFTQYSGPHAMFYQTLVAAVFLMPWHETPLNSITLDVWELIILLGIVFTAAPHALFTSALRQLSAKTVGLVSCLQPFYGAMLALMILGETLNLNTLLGGTIIVATAIFETHQSHQSLRRKKRI comes from the coding sequence TTGGGGTCAATAACGAAACCTTCGGGATTAATTGAATTACACTTAGCTGTGCTGATGTTTGGTGGCACAGCTTTGTTTTCAAAATTAATTCCATTAAGTGCCCTTGATATCACCTTTTGGCGTTGTATCGTCGCAGCACTGATTTTGGCTTTATTGATTAAATTCAGCCGAAAACCACTCAGCTTAGAACACAAACACGATTACCTGATTGCTATTGCACTCGGTATTATTGTCAGCCTCCATTGGGTGACTTACTTTGCCGCCATGCAACTCTCCTCCGTCGCTATTGGCATGATTGCCTTCTTCACTTATCCAGTAATGACTGTTATCGCTGAACCGCTATTGACTGGTAATAAAATCAAGTTAATCGATATGATAAGCGGGATCCTCGTTTTTATTGGCGTTATCTTACTGATACCTGAAGCAAATTTTAGTAATGATACAACCTTAGGTATCGCGATTGGTATTCTCTCTGCCATGTTATTTACCGCACGAAATCTGCTCCAGAAACGCTACTTTACTCAATATAGCGGCCCGCATGCGATGTTTTACCAAACCTTAGTGGCGGCGGTGTTTCTTATGCCTTGGCATGAAACGCCCCTGAATAGCATCACATTGGATGTATGGGAATTAATCATTTTACTGGGCATCGTATTTACGGCTGCGCCACATGCATTATTTACTTCTGCCCTAAGGCAGTTAAGCGCAAAAACCGTTGGCCTCGTTTCGTGTTTACAGCCTTTTTATGGTGCAATGCTAGCACTGATGATTTTAGGTGAAACCTTAAATCTTAATACGCTTCTTGGGGGGACTATCATAGTCGCTACCGCCATCTTTGAAACCCATCAATCCCATCAATCACTAAGACGAAAAAAGAGGATCTGA
- a CDS encoding glycerophosphodiester phosphodiesterase, translating to MLIFAHRGASGYQVENTLAAMAKALELGAKAIELDVHNVEGELVVFHDRRLDNKSSGTGVIHTVTKDYLAGINVKGEPIPTLWQILELIAGRCTVNIELKGINTVQPLVDLYPKVLSELGFTEDQLLISSFNHPYLSDIKRALPQALVAPLLASIPLDGATVVSQLRAYSLHLDVSFISQALVDDAHQRGAKVYVYTVDHSDDIHALKQMGVDGIFSNYPDRAMEALTQTPSLNYQGYFE from the coding sequence ATGCTTATTTTTGCTCACCGCGGTGCTAGCGGTTATCAGGTCGAAAACACCTTAGCCGCAATGGCAAAAGCACTAGAACTAGGTGCAAAAGCAATTGAATTAGATGTACATAATGTTGAAGGCGAGTTAGTGGTCTTTCACGATAGACGCCTAGATAACAAAAGCTCGGGTACGGGTGTTATCCATACTGTGACTAAAGATTATTTGGCTGGGATAAACGTAAAGGGCGAACCCATACCAACATTGTGGCAAATACTGGAACTGATTGCCGGACGCTGCACTGTCAATATCGAATTAAAAGGGATAAATACCGTTCAGCCCTTAGTCGACTTATACCCAAAAGTGTTGAGTGAACTAGGATTTACTGAAGATCAGCTATTAATATCCTCCTTTAATCATCCCTATCTAAGTGACATTAAGCGCGCATTACCTCAGGCTCTAGTTGCCCCACTACTCGCCAGCATTCCACTGGATGGGGCTACAGTAGTGAGCCAACTTCGTGCTTACTCTTTACATTTAGATGTCAGTTTTATCAGCCAAGCACTCGTGGACGATGCTCACCAAAGGGGCGCAAAAGTGTACGTGTATACTGTAGACCATAGCGATGATATTCATGCTCTAAAGCAAATGGGAGTTGATGGTATTTTCAGTAATTATCCCGATCGCGCTATGGAGGCCCTAACTCAAACACCCTCGCTCAATTACCAAGGCTACTTTGAGTAA
- a CDS encoding ferritin family protein, which translates to MRIQQLRDLLEYVANCRLDMAQLYGRLINQADSARVKMMLEYFESHQKTMAEKLRDYMDEAPHRILDTWYKDFTFEDFTKRCQDTMLPANMNEDDVLNLHLDLENRLIGLLEKTVNSTTAEDARNALANLIRVEKTQQQRLVHSTIRMDDI; encoded by the coding sequence ATGCGTATTCAACAATTACGTGATCTACTTGAGTATGTGGCAAATTGCCGCTTAGATATGGCGCAACTCTATGGCCGTCTTATCAATCAAGCCGACTCGGCCCGAGTTAAAATGATGCTAGAGTATTTTGAGTCGCACCAAAAAACCATGGCTGAGAAACTGCGCGACTATATGGACGAAGCACCACATCGTATTCTTGATACTTGGTATAAAGACTTTACTTTTGAAGATTTTACTAAGCGTTGCCAAGATACTATGTTGCCTGCAAACATGAATGAAGACGATGTGCTCAATTTGCACTTAGATTTAGAAAATCGTCTGATAGGCTTGTTAGAAAAAACCGTTAACTCAACCACTGCGGAAGATGCGCGTAATGCGTTAGCCAATTTGATCCGCGTAGAAAAAACGCAACAGCAACGTCTAGTGCATAGCACCATTCGGATGGATGATATCTAG
- a CDS encoding bacterioferritin-associated ferredoxin has translation MYVCLCHAITDTQIKNAVSQGDSSLADVKKRLGVADQCGKCARMAVQIIQNQLELEPKYYEVA, from the coding sequence ATGTACGTTTGTCTTTGCCATGCCATCACAGATACGCAGATTAAAAACGCGGTAAGCCAGGGCGATAGTTCCCTTGCCGATGTGAAAAAGCGTTTAGGTGTTGCAGATCAATGTGGCAAATGTGCAAGAATGGCCGTACAGATAATCCAAAATCAATTGGAGCTAGAACCTAAATATTATGAAGTGGCGTAA
- the rsgA gene encoding small ribosomal subunit biogenesis GTPase RsgA: MSKKKPLSQGQLRRMRANHEKRLNRDSGEKNTPELQDSSLGAEQSGTVISRFGQHADIETEDGQIVRCNIRRTINSLVTGDKVVVRLAIESQANSGIAGIVEAVHPRRSSLTRPDLYDGVKIIASNIDQILIVSSVLPSFTTQIIDRYLVAAEDTNIPPIIILNKIDLLNPQEAPVIEAALKRYQDIGYPVYKVSSKLGEGIDTIKGLLKDKVSVFAGQSGVGKSSIINALLPDADLLVGDVSDNSGLGQHTTTTAKLLHLASGGDLIDSPGVREFALWHLPAQRVGWCFIEFREFLGGCKFRDCKHGDDPGCALKTAVDEGKISEDRFNNYHRIIASLDEQRHARHFRAATDE; the protein is encoded by the coding sequence GTGAGTAAAAAGAAACCCCTAAGCCAAGGTCAATTACGCCGTATGCGCGCTAATCACGAGAAACGACTCAATCGTGACAGCGGTGAAAAAAATACGCCAGAGCTACAGGATAGTTCACTTGGTGCCGAACAGAGCGGCACTGTGATTTCCCGTTTTGGCCAACATGCCGACATCGAAACCGAAGACGGCCAAATAGTACGATGTAATATTCGCCGTACGATTAATAGCTTAGTCACTGGTGACAAGGTCGTCGTACGCTTAGCGATTGAGAGCCAAGCAAATAGTGGCATTGCTGGTATCGTTGAAGCCGTACATCCGAGACGATCTTCACTTACGCGTCCCGATTTATACGATGGCGTAAAAATTATCGCTTCGAATATCGATCAAATCTTGATTGTATCTTCAGTGTTACCCAGTTTTACCACCCAAATTATCGACCGCTATTTAGTCGCCGCCGAAGATACCAATATTCCACCTATCATTATTTTAAATAAAATTGACCTATTAAATCCGCAAGAAGCACCGGTAATCGAAGCTGCACTTAAACGCTATCAGGACATTGGTTATCCTGTGTATAAAGTCAGTAGCAAGTTAGGTGAAGGTATCGATACCATCAAAGGTTTACTTAAAGACAAGGTCAGTGTATTTGCCGGACAATCTGGTGTAGGGAAATCTTCGATAATCAACGCGCTACTACCTGATGCAGACTTATTAGTGGGTGATGTGTCAGATAACTCAGGCCTAGGGCAACACACCACCACCACAGCTAAGTTGCTACATTTAGCCAGCGGTGGCGATTTAATTGACTCACCCGGTGTACGCGAATTTGCGCTTTGGCACTTACCTGCTCAACGGGTTGGTTGGTGTTTTATTGAATTCCGTGAGTTTCTCGGTGGCTGTAAGTTCCGTGATTGTAAACATGGTGATGATCCCGGTTGTGCATTAAAAACTGCGGTGGATGAAGGTAAAATTAGCGAAGATCGCTTCAACAATTACCATCGGATTATCGCCAGCCTTGATGAGCAACGCCATGCTCGGCATTTCCGTGCGGCCACCGATGAATAA